From Nitrospiraceae bacterium, a single genomic window includes:
- a CDS encoding type II secretion system protein — protein sequence MAECWWNKSSPGQRGVTLIELLVTLVIMFILASVALPIAKVSIKRSQELELRHTLRTVRTAIDAFQQDWARDGTVRTGKLCVENVTTCQESTGVTGYPKTLETLLKVKLTGEKAQLGEQSEIKRYLRKIPFDPITETTEWGLRCFQDEPDETRWCGEDVFDIYTTSEKKAIDGTPYREW from the coding sequence ATGGCAGAGTGTTGGTGGAATAAATCCTCACCTGGTCAAAGGGGGGTAACCTTAATCGAACTCCTTGTCACGTTGGTCATTATGTTCATTTTAGCTTCCGTCGCCCTACCCATTGCGAAAGTTAGCATTAAACGGTCGCAAGAGTTGGAGCTTCGCCACACCTTACGAACGGTACGAACCGCCATTGATGCGTTTCAACAGGATTGGGCGAGAGATGGGACTGTGCGTACTGGAAAACTCTGCGTGGAAAACGTGACGACCTGCCAGGAGTCCACGGGGGTGACCGGATACCCCAAGACCTTGGAAACTCTTTTGAAGGTGAAATTAACAGGCGAGAAAGCCCAACTCGGAGAGCAATCGGAAATTAAACGGTACCTTCGGAAAATCCCGTTTGATCCCATAACAGAGACCACGGAATGGGGGCTTCGGTGCTTCCAGGATGAACCAGACGAAACCCGGTGGTGCGGGGAAGATGTCTTTGACATTTATACCACCAGTGAAAAAAAGGCAATTGATGGGACCCCCTATCGTGAATGGTAA
- a CDS encoding prepilin-type N-terminal cleavage/methylation domain-containing protein yields the protein MTHFVVIGKKGYTLLELMIVVAIVGILVSIAIPTFQHTAIKAKEAALKQNLFTMRAVIDQYYADRKEYPATLEDLVEEKYLRAIPVDPFTHSSTTWDEIYEEQEEGEDSPAGIFDVKSGSDDRALDGTPYREW from the coding sequence ATGACCCACTTTGTAGTTATTGGCAAAAAGGGCTACACTTTACTCGAGCTCATGATTGTCGTCGCAATCGTGGGGATTCTGGTTTCTATCGCGATTCCCACTTTTCAACACACGGCAATAAAAGCCAAGGAAGCGGCTTTGAAGCAAAATTTATTCACAATGCGAGCGGTCATTGATCAATATTATGCGGACAGAAAGGAATATCCGGCGACCTTAGAGGACCTGGTGGAAGAGAAGTATCTTCGAGCCATCCCCGTGGATCCTTTTACCCACTCCTCGACCACCTGGGACGAAATTTATGAAGAACAGGAGGAGGGCGAGGACTCTCCTGCTGGAATATTTGATGTTAAAAGTGGGAGTGACGACCGGGCGCTGGATGGCACTCCCTATAGAGAATGGTAG
- a CDS encoding LysM peptidoglycan-binding domain-containing protein, which yields MKRTHWTHMILSGTFILILGGCAQKPTKPVTVDSSIEYASKTSQQQVLLQEARTENDNLRAEIGALKILMAKQAGELQSLRGHTQSIQHREQDQGLELQHIRGELLDTQAERDRLRKHNMELEGQVASMPDTAQLVSDIQILNQSFQQIMASMQQLSTDITLIKQELHKSSGKGQPLQTKLSVPKPPSSSGDRRMPDSQGRIVIQSGDSLWKLSQMYHVSVGQLHEWNDLNSDVIMTGLKLQVTSPMASQPDAVNTSSHPIEPPASPAIQEDLPEPVQPETLPIQDNRVESAPEPKHILSLGNPHLPESP from the coding sequence ATGAAACGTACTCATTGGACACACATGATTCTGAGCGGAACATTCATATTGATTTTAGGCGGCTGTGCTCAAAAACCGACCAAACCGGTCACGGTCGATTCCTCGATAGAGTATGCCTCCAAGACTTCTCAACAACAGGTTCTCCTTCAAGAGGCCAGGACAGAAAATGATAATTTGCGGGCTGAAATAGGCGCATTAAAAATTCTCATGGCCAAACAAGCGGGTGAACTGCAATCGCTGAGAGGCCATACGCAATCCATTCAGCATCGGGAACAGGATCAAGGGCTTGAACTGCAACATATTCGTGGAGAACTTCTGGACACTCAGGCCGAGCGAGATCGACTCCGAAAGCACAACATGGAACTTGAAGGCCAGGTTGCCAGCATGCCGGACACCGCGCAACTGGTTTCGGATATTCAAATCCTTAACCAATCATTTCAGCAGATTATGGCGAGTATGCAACAGCTTTCCACTGATATCACGCTGATTAAACAGGAACTTCACAAATCCTCAGGTAAGGGACAACCCCTGCAAACAAAACTCTCAGTCCCCAAACCCCCATCCTCTTCCGGGGATAGACGCATGCCGGACTCCCAAGGACGCATCGTCATTCAAAGTGGCGACTCCCTCTGGAAATTATCCCAAATGTATCATGTCTCCGTTGGCCAATTACATGAATGGAATGACCTCAATTCTGACGTGATTATGACCGGGCTCAAACTTCAGGTCACCTCCCCGATGGCATCTCAACCGGATGCAGTAAACACTTCGAGTCATCCAATTGAGCCACCGGCTTCTCCTGCCATCCAAGAGGACCTGCCTGAACCGGTACAACCGGAAACCCTTCCCATACAGGACAATCGTGTGGAAAGTGCCCCTGAGCCCAAACATATACTCTCGCTTGGCAATCCTCATTTACCTGAGTCACCCTAG
- a CDS encoding type II secretion system F family protein, whose amino-acid sequence MPRFHYKAARPDGTIIETEGDGETSQSLRSQLEAQGLLVLDLAGSGTRQIVSRKKRQRPLALRDFLIFNQEFLALLKAGLPMLRCFDLLAERNTQGGFQQALQSVREHIRGGAAISEAMTHHPTYFPELYQASLRAGEQAGNLPEVLSRYIAYLKMLIGVREKVVKATIYPIFLLGFGLLVTMGLLFFVLPSFAEVYQESRVELPWATQLLIDLTHSATQWMIGLLIFMGIGGMVIYWWKNTPQGQWQIHWLFLHAPILGPLFLKNQVIRLARTLSTILGGGIPLLSALQVTAKSMPNKVFAKALQSVIVHVREGTSLSAALKKENFLPRLTLEMVEVGETTGSLEAMLFEVAEFHEGELDFQLSRLMTWIEPVFIILIGVILGGVVIALYLPIFQMAGAV is encoded by the coding sequence GTGCCCCGGTTTCATTACAAAGCCGCTCGTCCGGATGGAACGATTATTGAAACTGAAGGGGACGGCGAAACATCTCAAAGCCTTCGCTCTCAACTCGAGGCTCAAGGACTGCTTGTTCTTGACCTGGCAGGCTCTGGCACCAGGCAGATCGTCTCACGAAAAAAACGGCAACGTCCTTTAGCGCTGAGAGATTTCCTGATTTTCAATCAGGAATTTTTAGCCCTGCTTAAAGCCGGATTGCCTATGTTGCGGTGCTTTGATCTTCTGGCAGAACGAAATACCCAGGGGGGGTTTCAACAAGCTCTGCAATCCGTTCGGGAGCATATTCGTGGAGGAGCGGCCATTTCCGAAGCTATGACCCATCACCCAACCTACTTTCCGGAACTCTATCAAGCTTCCTTACGAGCCGGGGAGCAGGCTGGCAACCTCCCTGAAGTCCTAAGCCGATATATTGCCTATTTAAAAATGCTCATTGGGGTTCGGGAAAAAGTCGTCAAAGCGACCATTTACCCTATATTTTTATTGGGCTTTGGTCTCCTGGTGACCATGGGGCTGCTATTCTTTGTACTTCCGTCATTTGCGGAAGTCTATCAAGAAAGTCGAGTGGAATTGCCCTGGGCCACCCAGCTCTTAATTGATCTGACACATTCCGCCACTCAATGGATGATCGGACTGCTGATTTTCATGGGGATTGGGGGAATGGTGATCTATTGGTGGAAAAATACCCCTCAAGGTCAATGGCAAATTCATTGGCTATTTCTCCATGCTCCGATACTTGGGCCCTTGTTTTTAAAAAATCAAGTGATTCGGTTAGCCAGAACGCTGTCAACCATTCTTGGAGGCGGAATCCCGTTGTTATCAGCCTTGCAAGTCACCGCGAAATCCATGCCTAATAAAGTCTTTGCCAAAGCACTCCAATCAGTCATTGTTCATGTTCGTGAAGGTACCAGCCTCTCGGCGGCATTAAAAAAAGAGAACTTTCTCCCTCGCCTTACTCTGGAAATGGTTGAAGTCGGAGAAACGACCGGTTCACTTGAAGCCATGCTTTTTGAGGTGGCCGAATTTCATGAAGGAGAATTGGACTTTCAATTATCTCGACTGATGACATGGATCGAACCCGTGTTCATCATTCTGATTGGCGTTATTTTAGGAGGGGTGGTGATTGCCCTCTATCTTCCTATTTTCCAAATGGCAGGAGCGGTGTAA
- a CDS encoding type II/IV secretion system protein, producing MSTPVKRMPFEDLLVEKGLILEREKETLIETARSTNQTIPNILIERGTHSEEVIGQVLADQYGLPWNTLKEFRIPSPLMESIPVELMHRYEFVPIEQEGPILTIALAKPHDLRMIDELEHQLGFELRLVVTSHSAIVEALSNSEGNSQVLTRIKAELDPVLIKEDEKGEEILSVERITKDLSPVVKLVNTIILTALQKQASDIHIEPTERTVEVKFRIDGVLYLAMDPFDTGIHSSLISRLKIMSELDIAERRTPQDGRFKLLLNQRTIDFRVSILPSVYGESVVIRILDKQHISAGVQGLRLEALGYTGEDLRRFRRAITRPYGMVLVTGPTGSGKTTTLYAAINEVHSDEDKIITIEDPVEYQLKGIVQIPVNEKKGLTFARGLRSILRHDPDKIMVGEIRDLETAQIAIQSALTGHLVFSTVHANNAFDVISRFVNMGIESYNFVASLSCILAQRLVRSICPTCRIPVQIHPEQCQESGIEYEDVKHLTFFEGKGCNECHGLGFRGRKAITEFLDMTDSIKEMILNEKSISEIRTAAMAQGMSSLRQAALEKVYRGETTLKEINRVTPIEEI from the coding sequence ATGAGCACACCAGTTAAACGCATGCCATTCGAGGACCTCCTTGTAGAAAAGGGGCTCATCCTGGAACGGGAAAAAGAGACGTTGATCGAAACGGCCAGATCAACCAATCAGACTATTCCCAACATTCTGATAGAACGAGGCACCCACTCGGAAGAGGTGATCGGACAGGTCCTGGCTGATCAATATGGCTTACCATGGAATACGCTTAAGGAATTTCGTATTCCCTCACCGCTCATGGAGTCCATTCCGGTCGAACTCATGCATCGGTATGAATTCGTACCGATTGAACAAGAAGGTCCGATTCTGACCATCGCACTGGCAAAACCACATGACCTGCGAATGATCGATGAATTGGAGCACCAATTGGGTTTTGAGTTGCGATTAGTGGTGACATCTCACTCGGCTATAGTTGAAGCCTTGAGCAATAGCGAAGGCAACAGCCAGGTGCTCACACGCATCAAAGCGGAATTGGATCCAGTGCTGATTAAAGAAGACGAGAAAGGTGAAGAAATCCTCTCCGTTGAACGAATCACTAAGGACCTCAGCCCGGTAGTCAAACTAGTCAATACGATTATCTTAACCGCCCTGCAAAAGCAGGCAAGTGACATTCATATTGAGCCCACGGAACGCACGGTGGAGGTCAAATTCCGGATTGACGGCGTCCTCTACTTAGCCATGGATCCTTTTGATACCGGGATTCACTCCTCTCTTATTTCGAGGCTCAAAATCATGTCGGAACTCGATATTGCCGAACGTCGTACGCCGCAAGATGGCCGGTTCAAGTTACTGCTGAATCAACGAACCATTGATTTCCGGGTCTCCATATTGCCAAGCGTGTACGGAGAATCGGTGGTCATCAGAATTCTGGATAAACAGCACATATCGGCAGGGGTTCAAGGGCTACGCCTGGAAGCCCTTGGGTATACGGGAGAAGACCTTCGGCGATTCCGGCGAGCCATCACCCGCCCCTATGGCATGGTGCTGGTTACCGGACCCACAGGAAGCGGAAAAACGACGACCCTGTATGCCGCGATCAATGAGGTGCACTCCGACGAAGATAAAATTATTACGATTGAAGATCCCGTGGAATATCAATTAAAGGGGATTGTTCAAATTCCCGTTAATGAAAAAAAGGGGCTCACATTTGCCAGAGGGCTTCGATCCATTTTGCGGCACGATCCTGATAAAATCATGGTCGGAGAGATACGGGATTTAGAGACGGCACAAATTGCCATTCAATCGGCACTCACCGGACATTTGGTTTTTTCCACCGTCCATGCAAATAATGCCTTTGATGTCATTAGCCGGTTTGTGAATATGGGCATTGAGTCGTACAATTTTGTGGCTTCTTTGAGTTGTATTCTCGCCCAACGCCTGGTGCGGTCCATTTGCCCTACCTGCCGGATCCCCGTTCAGATACATCCTGAGCAGTGCCAGGAATCCGGCATTGAATATGAAGACGTGAAACACCTGACCTTTTTCGAAGGGAAAGGATGCAATGAATGCCACGGTTTAGGTTTTCGAGGTCGAAAAGCCATTACAGAATTTTTGGATATGACCGACTCCATCAAGGAAATGATTTTAAACGAGAAATCTATTTCAGAAATTCGCACGGCCGCCATGGCACAGGGAATGAGCTCGCTACGACAAGCAGCCCTAGAAAAAGTCTATCGAGGAGAAACGACGCTCAAAGAAATAAACCGGGTGACTCCGATCGAGGAAATCTAA
- a CDS encoding PilN domain-containing protein produces the protein MIPSVHRNLSAPGITFLQLSQVGLTLLTAGALALTASFWWEGNSLHEQIDVLENQAASVETANQELVAQARAAGLDLSHQAIRGIPSKITFVKQVRERVGFSWTQLLTDLETAIPSDITLNSVSLDEKTDTILLQGSAASLPDLNRLLHHLEKHPAFQNVLLSQHSTKTTKEEQGGSHSVFSLTVTYDGRHPTSHLAKVPTQR, from the coding sequence ATGATCCCAAGTGTCCATAGGAATTTATCTGCACCCGGAATTACTTTTCTTCAATTGTCCCAAGTCGGGCTTACCCTTCTCACCGCCGGGGCACTCGCCCTTACGGCTTCATTCTGGTGGGAAGGAAACTCATTACATGAACAGATTGATGTCCTGGAAAACCAAGCAGCCAGTGTCGAGACGGCCAACCAAGAATTGGTTGCCCAAGCCAGAGCAGCCGGGCTTGACCTTTCGCACCAGGCCATTCGAGGCATTCCGTCAAAAATCACTTTTGTGAAACAGGTTCGTGAACGCGTGGGATTTTCCTGGACACAATTACTGACTGATCTGGAAACAGCCATTCCTTCGGATATCACCCTGAACTCGGTGTCTCTCGATGAAAAAACCGACACAATCCTTCTCCAAGGTTCGGCCGCATCTTTACCCGACCTCAATCGACTCCTTCACCATTTAGAGAAGCACCCAGCCTTTCAGAATGTATTGCTATCGCAGCATTCCACAAAAACGACCAAAGAGGAACAAGGTGGCTCACATAGCGTATTTTCGCTCACCGTCACCTATGATGGCCGACATCCAACTTCTCACCTGGCAAAGGTTCCCACGCAACGATGA
- a CDS encoding clan AA aspartic protease, translating to MYECCRVLFLRLSQHTTLWCLAAVMLHSALLESPGHSATYDCFDESGTRVLTDNPAQLFNCTRLPSQSSSLSNQSSSTTATLQATPMSIPDQPPPDTQISTRVSSLNEEEQDRLVNQEITIPLTKSGGSFVVPVLLNQERFAQLIVDTGASMTVLSTQVAIDLGILGTTDNELLTVNTAGGSVQVNMNYLSSITVGTARATNVAVALHDLPDIPEHIEGLLGMSFLKHFLVTLDAEHAQLILRPKQKP from the coding sequence ATGTATGAATGTTGCCGTGTTTTATTTCTTAGACTTTCTCAGCACACCACCTTATGGTGCCTGGCCGCAGTGATGCTGCACAGTGCTTTATTGGAGTCTCCAGGGCATTCCGCGACGTATGACTGTTTTGATGAATCCGGAACACGCGTTTTAACAGACAATCCAGCCCAACTCTTTAACTGCACACGATTGCCATCACAAAGCTCATCTCTTAGCAATCAATCGTCATCCACGACTGCCACGCTTCAAGCCACCCCCATGTCTATTCCCGACCAACCACCTCCTGACACCCAGATTTCTACCCGTGTGTCCTCCCTGAATGAGGAAGAGCAGGACAGACTTGTTAATCAGGAAATCACCATACCCCTCACCAAAAGTGGAGGATCATTTGTCGTTCCTGTCCTGTTGAATCAAGAACGATTCGCCCAACTCATTGTGGATACCGGCGCCTCCATGACAGTCCTCTCGACTCAGGTCGCTATTGATCTCGGAATCCTGGGAACAACCGACAATGAACTCTTGACCGTCAATACCGCTGGAGGGTCAGTCCAAGTCAACATGAATTATCTCTCTTCCATCACGGTTGGAACCGCACGGGCCACCAATGTCGCCGTAGCCCTTCATGATCTTCCGGATATTCCTGAGCACATCGAGGGCCTTCTCGGCATGTCCTTCCTTAAACACTTTCTCGTTACGCTGGATGCGGAGCATGCTCAATTGATTCTCCGTCCCAAGCAAAAGCCTTAA
- a CDS encoding right-handed parallel beta-helix repeat-containing protein produces MNTVRVQDMPTIIRRGLFLCALILWVLAGLAFANNEEPAPSEALVSSVWQVALDGSGHFTSIQEAIDQAASGDTILIKRGAYAEDVTVHSKEGLSIIGEGMDLVVLTGKKRVGTLHIGKWPYGATNVRIQDLSVIQHGGLGVGIFNGRGVRLTRIRVNGMVFSQQVQDVLLEDCVIGESETTGVAFADSTGTLSGNLIYHNDHGVAIGGNSDVTLKQNVITRSLYEAVLMTDQSKARLIQNTLAQNGGGAAFHDDVQADVQGNIISQSAVGFLFFPGSHTTLGFNALSGNQGDYVMTGTPPMPAPERAGKTDVKFSPGFVSPENGDFRLQSDSSMIQVGAFPYLGALPPISSNP; encoded by the coding sequence ATGAACACCGTGAGAGTTCAAGACATGCCGACTATCATTCGACGAGGTCTCTTTTTATGTGCACTGATTTTGTGGGTTCTGGCCGGATTAGCGTTTGCCAATAATGAGGAACCTGCGCCTTCTGAGGCCCTTGTCTCGTCGGTATGGCAGGTTGCCTTGGATGGATCAGGGCATTTTACCTCGATTCAAGAAGCGATTGATCAGGCCGCATCAGGTGATACGATTTTGATTAAACGGGGAGCCTATGCCGAGGATGTTACGGTGCATAGCAAGGAGGGTTTGTCGATTATCGGTGAAGGCATGGACCTGGTCGTTTTGACCGGGAAAAAGCGTGTCGGGACTCTCCATATTGGTAAATGGCCGTATGGGGCAACGAATGTGAGGATTCAAGATCTGTCCGTGATTCAACATGGAGGATTGGGAGTTGGAATTTTTAATGGCCGTGGGGTGCGATTAACACGGATTCGTGTCAATGGAATGGTGTTTAGTCAACAGGTGCAGGATGTTCTTTTGGAAGATTGTGTGATTGGTGAGAGTGAGACCACAGGTGTGGCATTTGCGGATTCTACAGGCACCCTATCCGGCAATCTGATTTACCATAATGATCATGGCGTGGCTATCGGAGGAAACTCTGATGTGACCCTCAAGCAGAATGTCATAACCCGAAGTCTCTATGAAGCCGTGCTAATGACGGATCAGTCCAAAGCCCGGTTGATTCAAAATACCCTCGCTCAGAACGGAGGCGGGGCTGCTTTTCATGACGATGTGCAAGCCGATGTGCAGGGAAATATTATTAGTCAGAGCGCAGTCGGTTTTTTGTTTTTTCCGGGGAGTCACACCACGCTGGGCTTTAACGCCTTGTCAGGTAACCAGGGGGATTATGTCATGACAGGGACTCCACCCATGCCGGCTCCGGAGCGCGCAGGGAAAACTGATGTGAAATTTTCTCCCGGCTTTGTCAGTCCTGAAAATGGAGATTTTCGTCTTCAGTCCGATTCTTCCATGATCCAGGTTGGCGCCTTTCCATATTTAGGGGCTCTGCCTCCGATTTCTTCCAACCCATAA
- a CDS encoding dephospho-CoA kinase gives MVVVGLTGGLASGKTTVAKIFQSLGARIIDADKLARAVVQPGKPAWRDIVKEFGTQVLAEDHTVNRQALADIVFKSPKKLHVLQAIIHPRVAREQAKQVKSMRHEDPHAVIIYDAALLLEAGAHRRMDHIIVVTTDRATQLARACRRDGLTKAQALRRIRQQMPLRDKLDYADAVLDGTWSRTQLRHAVQSLYRTYVSEARSRTARRSLNTP, from the coding sequence ATGGTCGTCGTCGGGTTAACTGGAGGATTGGCATCAGGAAAAACGACCGTCGCCAAGATATTTCAATCGCTTGGAGCCAGGATTATTGACGCCGACAAACTGGCCAGAGCCGTGGTCCAACCCGGAAAGCCGGCCTGGAGGGATATCGTCAAGGAATTCGGGACACAAGTGCTTGCCGAAGATCACACCGTTAATCGCCAGGCTCTCGCCGATATCGTATTTAAATCCCCTAAGAAATTACACGTTTTGCAAGCGATCATTCATCCCCGTGTCGCCCGGGAACAGGCCAAACAGGTGAAAAGCATGCGACACGAAGATCCCCATGCGGTTATCATTTATGATGCTGCGTTATTATTGGAAGCCGGTGCACACAGGCGTATGGATCATATCATCGTGGTGACCACCGACCGGGCCACTCAACTCGCCCGCGCCTGCCGGCGTGATGGGCTGACCAAGGCCCAAGCCCTCCGGCGGATCAGACAACAAATGCCCCTTCGTGACAAACTCGACTATGCCGACGCGGTGTTGGATGGAACATGGTCACGTACCCAGTTGCGCCATGCGGTCCAGTCATTGTATAGGACATATGTCAGTGAGGCGAGGTCACGAACGGCCCGCCGCAGCCTCAATACCCCATAG
- the trxB gene encoding thioredoxin-disulfide reductase, translating to MHDVIILGSGPAGLTAAVYTARANLSPLLIDGSQPGGQLTITTDVENFPGFPKGIMGPQLIQDMRAQAERFGTQFRQGHVTKVDLQVRPFQITVDDEITLETRTLIIATGASANLLGLPSESRLMGHGVSTCATCDGFFFRGKEIAVIGGGDSAVEEATFLTKFATKVTLVHRRDKLRASKIMQDRAINNEKIAFQWNSTLEEVLGDDVVKGIRVRNVQTNQVEEIPVAGVFVAIGHTPNTSLFTGLIDMDEQGYIRTQPNRSTTNIPGVFASGDVQDSHYRQAITAAGSGCMAAIDAEKYLESLH from the coding sequence GTGCATGACGTCATTATTCTGGGATCGGGCCCGGCTGGATTAACCGCCGCCGTCTATACCGCTCGAGCCAATCTTTCCCCCTTGCTCATTGATGGTTCGCAGCCTGGCGGACAATTAACCATTACCACCGATGTAGAAAATTTTCCGGGATTTCCCAAAGGCATCATGGGGCCTCAACTTATCCAAGACATGCGGGCCCAAGCCGAACGGTTCGGCACGCAATTTCGCCAGGGGCATGTCACCAAGGTAGATCTCCAGGTGCGCCCCTTTCAGATCACGGTTGACGACGAGATCACTCTGGAAACCCGAACCCTGATCATTGCGACCGGGGCCTCGGCCAATTTACTGGGCCTGCCCTCCGAAAGCCGCCTCATGGGTCATGGTGTCTCGACATGTGCCACCTGCGACGGGTTCTTTTTTCGTGGCAAAGAGATTGCGGTCATCGGCGGCGGTGATAGCGCTGTGGAGGAAGCCACATTTCTGACCAAATTCGCGACAAAAGTCACCCTCGTTCATCGTCGCGATAAATTGCGCGCATCAAAAATCATGCAGGACCGGGCCATCAACAATGAAAAGATCGCCTTTCAATGGAATAGTACTCTTGAAGAGGTTCTGGGCGATGACGTCGTGAAAGGAATCCGGGTTCGCAATGTACAAACCAACCAGGTTGAAGAGATACCGGTAGCAGGCGTCTTCGTTGCCATCGGCCATACACCGAACACCAGCCTGTTTACCGGACTCATCGATATGGACGAGCAAGGCTACATCCGCACGCAGCCAAATCGGTCTACCACCAACATCCCCGGCGTTTTTGCATCAGGTGATGTGCAGGATTCACATTATCGGCAGGCCATTACGGCGGCCGGATCGGGATGCATGGCGGCCATCGACGCCGAGAAATATCTAGAATCACTCCACTAA
- the thiI gene encoding tRNA 4-thiouridine(8) synthase ThiI: MLHVLVHYHELALKGGNRKHFEYRLVHHLRGALKPLAHVHVEALQGRIRVSFEDEAAWPRLQEQIKRVFGIVNFSLTRAVPLAYDQSDLTVLKDAIIAHLPTHPYATFRVSTKRADKRFVKTSMDVEREIGAAVADHTGKRVNLSHPDMTILVELVPPYAYYSCQRDAGPGGLPTGTGGKVICLISGGIDSPVAAYRMMKRGCKAVFVHFHGRPYLSRVSEEKVRDQVALLTKYQLSSRLHLIPFGDIQSQIVVTTPPPVRVVLYRRLMLRIATRIAEQEEAWALTTGDSLGQVASQTPENISVINEATSLPILRPLIGMDKLEITQQAQALGSFETSIEPDQDCCTLFVPKHPQTRCQLPHIFQVEQALDIPQLVQQSLEGKELVTFSHAERMDRRAPQ; this comes from the coding sequence ATGCTTCATGTCTTAGTGCATTATCATGAACTCGCCCTCAAGGGAGGCAACCGAAAACACTTCGAATACCGGTTGGTCCATCATCTGCGGGGAGCACTGAAACCCCTGGCACATGTGCATGTCGAAGCACTCCAGGGACGAATACGGGTGAGCTTCGAGGATGAGGCGGCGTGGCCTCGCTTGCAGGAACAAATCAAGCGCGTATTCGGCATCGTCAATTTTTCTTTGACCAGAGCCGTGCCATTGGCTTACGACCAATCCGACCTTACGGTTCTCAAAGACGCGATCATTGCGCACCTACCCACTCATCCTTATGCCACCTTTCGGGTCAGCACCAAACGGGCAGACAAGCGATTTGTCAAAACTTCAATGGACGTGGAACGAGAAATCGGGGCTGCTGTCGCCGACCATACCGGCAAACGAGTCAACCTTTCTCACCCCGATATGACGATTTTGGTAGAGTTAGTCCCGCCCTACGCCTACTACTCCTGTCAACGGGATGCCGGACCCGGGGGCCTACCGACGGGAACCGGCGGGAAAGTCATCTGCCTCATTTCCGGAGGCATTGATTCTCCAGTGGCAGCCTATCGCATGATGAAACGTGGCTGTAAAGCCGTCTTTGTGCATTTTCACGGTCGACCATATCTCTCACGGGTTTCTGAGGAAAAAGTCCGCGATCAGGTCGCGTTGCTCACGAAGTATCAACTGTCTTCCCGCCTTCATCTCATTCCCTTTGGTGATATTCAAAGCCAAATCGTCGTCACCACACCACCACCCGTGCGCGTCGTGCTTTACCGTCGCTTGATGCTCCGCATCGCCACACGAATTGCCGAGCAGGAAGAGGCATGGGCCCTTACGACCGGGGACAGCCTGGGTCAGGTCGCATCCCAAACGCCGGAAAATATTTCTGTCATTAACGAAGCCACATCACTTCCCATTCTTCGTCCCCTCATCGGAATGGATAAGCTGGAAATCACGCAACAGGCTCAAGCGCTGGGATCGTTCGAGACCTCCATCGAACCTGACCAAGACTGCTGCACCCTCTTTGTCCCAAAACATCCACAAACACGATGCCAGCTACCCCATATCTTCCAAGTCGAGCAAGCCCTCGATATTCCGCAGCTGGTCCAGCAAAGCCTGGAAGGGAAAGAATTGGTCACCTTCTCTCATGCAGAACGGATGGATCGGAGGGCACCACAGTAG
- the nuoB gene encoding NADH-quinone oxidoreductase subunit NuoB encodes MFKILKKSFKTGIVIGQYPPAPAGQKISVAPTAQKKAELFGKSLTIREVDTGSCNACEMEMNALANPVYDIERLGIHIAASPRHADALVVTGPVTVNMEGPLKDVFKTTPNPKLVIALGDCAINCGIFKGSYGVTGPVDQHIPVDVRIPGCPPRPVEIIEALTLLRRGVTTFTRRFRKLSGNP; translated from the coding sequence ATGTTTAAGATTCTCAAAAAAAGTTTCAAAACAGGAATAGTGATCGGGCAATACCCCCCTGCTCCTGCCGGGCAGAAAATTTCTGTTGCGCCAACAGCCCAAAAGAAGGCCGAACTGTTTGGAAAGTCGCTAACCATTCGTGAAGTGGATACCGGTTCGTGTAATGCCTGTGAGATGGAAATGAATGCCTTAGCCAATCCTGTCTATGACATCGAACGCCTTGGAATTCATATTGCCGCGTCGCCTCGTCACGCGGATGCCTTGGTAGTAACTGGTCCGGTCACGGTGAACATGGAAGGTCCACTGAAGGACGTATTCAAAACCACGCCCAATCCAAAATTAGTCATTGCCTTAGGTGATTGTGCCATCAATTGTGGAATCTTCAAAGGAAGCTATGGGGTGACCGGTCCGGTCGACCAACATATTCCGGTTGATGTGCGCATCCCCGGATGTCCTCCCCGCCCGGTCGAAATTATTGAGGCCTTGACGCTGCTTCGGAGGGGCGTCACGACCTTTACCAGGCGTTTTAGAAAACTCTCGGGGAACCCGTAA